The sequence below is a genomic window from Zhongshania aliphaticivorans.
TGAGTTGCAAGGTGCTTAACTGGTATTCATGGTCATGGCCAAGAAGCGTGGCGTTAAGTACCGCGCCCGCATTTTGCTGACGGCTAAGGGGTAGGTCGAGGCGACTGCTGAGCTCGACCAGGTCACCTTCGGCAATGAGCTGTCCGTTTTCTAGTAATACCACGTGATCGGCGAGGCGGCTGACTTCATGGAAGCTATGGCTAACGTAGATAATCGGCAAGCTTAAGTGCTGGGGCAGCCGCTGTAGTACGTCCATCATTTCGTCTCTGGCGGCGTCGTGCAGCCCTGACAAAGGTTCATCCATTAGCAGTAATTGTGGATGACGCAAAAGAGCGCGGGCAATAGCGACTCGTTTGCGCTCGCCGCCCGAGAGCTTGTTAACATCGCGATTTAGCAGCGCAGTAATTTGCAGCCAATTGCAGACTTCCTCAACACTTGGCCCGGCTGAACGAAATTGCCGTCTTTCGGCGTAGCCTAGATTCGCCGCAACGTTGAGGTGTGGGAATAATTGGGCATCTTGGAAAACCAGCCCTACTCCACGCTTTTCACATTGTAGGAATAGCCCTTGGCTTTGCCAGTCACTGCCTAAAAATTGCACCATGCCGTCGGGCGCGCGATCCAATCCGGCGATGCAGCGTAGCAAGCTCGTTTTGCCGCTGCCGCTGGGGCCGCAAATAGCGGTAATGCCGGTGCTTGGCAAGGCGGTGTCAATATCCAGCCGGAAGTCGCCGCGCTGCAAGTGTAGTGATAGCAGTAAGCTCATGCCCGTGCCTTGGGCAAATGGCGGTTACCCAGCTCAAGGCCGCGATAGCGGTTTAAACGGTATACCCAGCAAAGGACAATAAAGGAGAAGGCGATGAGGCCACCGGCTAGCCAGTGGGCGGCGCCATATTGCAGGGATTCAACGCGGTCGTAGAGTGCGATAGACAGCACCTGGGTGCGACCTGGGATATTGCCGCCAATCATTAGCACTACGCCAAATTCGCCCACGGTATGGGCAAAACCCAAGGTAATAGCAACCAAGAAGTTGCTGCGGCACAGGGGCACAACAATACTAATAAAGCGGTCGAGGCGGGCGGCGCCCAAGCTCGCGGCGGTTTCCAATAGGGCTTTGGGGACTTGCTGAAAACCACTTTGCAGTGGCTGCACCACAAAGGGTAGCGAATACAGCACTGAAGCAATGACCAGGGCGCTGAAGCTAAACGCGAGATTTTCGCCGGTTAAGCTAAGCCAAAACTGGGCAATCGGTGAGCTGGGTGCAAAAGCGATGAGTAAATAAAAGCCTAAAACCGTTGGCGGTAATACCAGTGGCAGTGCGACAAGGGCTTCAATAACGGGCTTGCCGCGCCATGGCGTATTCGCCATCCACCAGGCCAGAGGTGTGGCGATGACCAGCAGGATTAGGGTGGTGAGTCCCGCCAGTTTTAGTGTCAGGAAAATAGCCAGCCAATCGTGGTCGCTCATGCTGGCCAGCCTGTAGCGTAATGCCGGGCTAAAAGGCGGCGGTGCTGCTTGTGGTGCATTTGTCGCCTCCTATCTAAATTAATGGGTCAGGGTGTTCTGGCTAGACACCAGATATCAATCTGCCGTGCGCCGTTGCGCGCCAGTATAGCGGCCACGGTATTAGCTGTCGCGGTTGTCGTCACTACGTCGTCGATCACCGCGACATGCTTGCCGCGGATTGGGCTTTGAGGAATAAATGCGAAGGCCTGTTTGATATTTTTTTGGCGCATCGCTGCGTTGAGGGCTTGTTGGGGTGGGGTGGCGCGGGGGTGGGTAAGCGCGTGACAAACTGGAATATCTAAAGCCTGGCTCCAGTGGTTGGCGAGCACCGTGGCTTGATTGAAACCGCGCTGCCAGCGCCGCCGCCAATGGATGGGAACGGGAACGAGGAGATCGGGCACTGTGTCGATGTCTCCGCCGACTGTGTTAAGCCATAGCTGGGCTAACACTGAGCCATAGCTAAGTTTGCCGCGGTGTTTAAATCCTGCAATCAGGCGATCTACCGGAAAATCATAACGCAGTGCGCTTAGGCATTGGGAAAAGGCCGGTGGCTTGCTGATGCAGCGACCACATTCGCTGTACTTCTCATGGCTTGCAAGCGGCAGCGCGCAGCGGGCGCAGTGGCTTTCTAGCCAGGGTAGGTCGGC
It includes:
- the modC gene encoding molybdenum ABC transporter ATP-binding protein, whose protein sequence is MSLLLSLHLQRGDFRLDIDTALPSTGITAICGPSGSGKTSLLRCIAGLDRAPDGMVQFLGSDWQSQGLFLQCEKRGVGLVFQDAQLFPHLNVAANLGYAERRQFRSAGPSVEEVCNWLQITALLNRDVNKLSGGERKRVAIARALLRHPQLLLMDEPLSGLHDAARDEMMDVLQRLPQHLSLPIIYVSHSFHEVSRLADHVVLLENGQLIAEGDLVELSSRLDLPLSRQQNAGAVLNATLLGHDHEYQLSTLQLTTDHQLSINQISAAPGQQLRLFVAARDISISLEAPTQSSILNSLRCTIDTIDGDIARNKAMNPQVTVRLSVGDQYLLARITRKSRDRLALHAGQEVFAQIKTVALVNETGVAS
- the modB gene encoding molybdate ABC transporter permease subunit; this encodes MSDHDWLAIFLTLKLAGLTTLILLVIATPLAWWMANTPWRGKPVIEALVALPLVLPPTVLGFYLLIAFAPSSPIAQFWLSLTGENLAFSFSALVIASVLYSLPFVVQPLQSGFQQVPKALLETAASLGAARLDRFISIVVPLCRSNFLVAITLGFAHTVGEFGVVLMIGGNIPGRTQVLSIALYDRVESLQYGAAHWLAGGLIAFSFIVLCWVYRLNRYRGLELGNRHLPKARA
- a CDS encoding ComF family protein, producing the protein MVNRFYKTLIYNAFSGMCVLCGDASFRQIDLCRDCEADLPWLESHCARCALPLASHEKYSECGRCISKPPAFSQCLSALRYDFPVDRLIAGFKHRGKLSYGSVLAQLWLNTVGGDIDTVPDLLVPVPIHWRRRWQRGFNQATVLANHWSQALDIPVCHALTHPRATPPQQALNAAMRQKNIKQAFAFIPQSPIRGKHVAVIDDVVTTTATANTVAAILARNGARQIDIWCLARTP